The Culex quinquefasciatus strain JHB chromosome 2, VPISU_Cqui_1.0_pri_paternal, whole genome shotgun sequence genome contains the following window.
tcgggagcgattttgtTTTGCGTGTTTCGCCTCCCCCCGAAAGGGTGAAGAAAGTTTGCAAGcgacgatgattttttttgcgattattccatctgTGGTCTTCGATATTGTGttattaacaaaattgaaaattgattttaagcagTTTGGTAAACGATCAAAACAAAGCCGAACGCAGActatttcgaatcagctttggcgctgtactacccgattggagtgatagggagagcaaagagagagtattctgtaacgattggtgtggaagtgagAGGGGGGCAAGTacaacgtcggtccatttgcgtaaaagatgttttgggtgactcaccacacataaccttcaggcgcctagaaatgagcaacagagcccacaaaagacccgggggtcgtttaagtggattgctttgcttttttggtgTGGAAATGGTCAGAGCAGTTTTTCATCATGTTCAATTTGAAGGGTTTATtcaaataggggaacagcatctaattccagcgtgcctctaatgttggcaggtcagaactttgacattcaattaaagctaattaaaagcgttttcaactgaaatggagtgataaatagctcaataagaagtgagcaagccagtttctatcaaaagttttgcaaaattagttgtttaaatagtgaaaatcagcaaattggatggagttaggagcgagtgcttaacctgccaaacatacgagaatttcgcCTATTTCTGTCGGAGTATTGTTTGTATGTGGATGTTGTGCTTTTGTTTTGATTATgtaatcttttttttgtgtctagcttgtgtttttaatgtttcatgaaAGGGCTGTGTTGTTATTCAATGGTTTGAAAAAATCTCCTGTTCGACTCAACGTCACTGAAGAAATACGTGCATGAAATACCCCTCAACCACTTGAAACACGCATGCGCCTAAAAGTATTTGAAATCGATAGCATTGGTATTGGTACCATCGCCGACCAAAACATGTGCGTTTTATAAGTGTTTGCTCTTGTTGATTCTTTGGCCGCTAAAGCCGCTTCGAAATGTGTTCCAAAGGCAGAACTGTTGTTGCCGATTTTTTGCCCACACTTCATTCATTCCACACCGGCTGATATGAACGGGTATGTGTTGGTGTTGGCCTCCAGCAGACTCTCTGGATGTTGGATACAGACGGCAGGCAGGCAGTCAGACACAGATGAGAAAGGTCTCTCGAGTGCAACAAGTTAGTGTTGTGCTAGAAAGTTTGAAGAGTTTGTGcgaaagtgacaaaaagtattCAATTTTTATCGAATAGTTTGGACTGAGGTGTTTGAAGTGATGTCTCTTCCGCTGATGTATTTGACACGAAAGGAGTGCTTCAGTGCTTGTCATCGTTTACATAGGTTTGGATTAgaaataaattaagtttgttttgCGTCTTAAATTAATACAATATCTTGTTTCAGTCCCTTTCTCAGCGAGGAAGCAAATCGTCAAGTGTACGGCAAGTGTAACAACCCAAATGGTCACGGTCACAACTATAACGGTACGAACAGTATTCAAAGTTTACACATATTATGATTGCTTATTAATTGAATCATCCTGCCAATTTACCGGCTTCAATTGAAACGATTCACAGTCGAGGTCACCGTACGAGGCCCAGTGGATCCTAAAACTGGAATGGTAATGAACATCACCGATCTGAAGCAATACATGGACCAAACCATCATGAAGAAGCTGGACCACCTCAACCTGGACAAGGACGTGCCGTACTTCAAAAACTTGGTAACAAAATCAACACAGTTAAGCTAAAAACACAAACTAACCAACTTCCTCCGTTCTAAACCCAGCCAAGTACCACCGAGAACGTGGCGTTCTTCATCTGGGACGCCCTCAAGCTGGTGATGGCCAAGCCGGAGCTGCTGTACGAGGTCAAAATCCACGAGACGGACAAGAACTCGGTCGTGTACAGGGGCCAGAAGTTCGACGCGAGCAACCACTACCATGACCACAACAGCGACCATCACCACCAGAGCAATGACCATCAGAATGCGGCGGCCGGCATGTCTTCGGACTCGGACAGCTAAGCACGAGGTAGAGTCGGTAGGGGAGTTACGATTACGAGCCATACCTTGCTAGGTGCAATGAGGGCGAACAGAAGCGACGGTGCGAGAAAATGGACTGGAAAGACTTATGTATTGATGATTGGtttgttatttgaaatgttGTTCTTCTTTTTCGTGCGCAAATAAATTGATGCAATTCCAATGCAATGACTTTCGGTGAAGAatcaagtttgtttgtttttaggtTATTCTAAATAGTGTGACTTGAAATGTCCCCTAAATGGCTCATTTAATTAAACTGTAATCGTTCTacatatttagaaatttagaacaTCTGTATTTCATCAGCTCTGGAGGTCCTGAACAACTCACCCGGAGATAGCATGGTGCTTGCTTGAACGCTCGATTGACAGACATTTCGGAAAACTCGGCAAGAATCATGctttttgccaacactgccaagtcaAGGGGAAACTTTCGAAAGCCATAATATATTTGGAGAATTGGGGTGCAACTTAACTAAATAATGTCTTCTAAACATTTCTTCATAACGATTTTACGTAAGGTTCATCAAAATATAAGAACaatcatgtttgttttgtatttcatggttcctttggcaattttggcagAAAATGTGATTTTCACTAATTATTTCTATACACTACTTTTGAAAACTCTGTATCATTTTTGTGTCGCACTTTAGCACCATACCGTCTTCGGAGGAGTTGTTCAGGACATCCAGggctaggggaaattctcgtatgtttggcaggttaagcactcgctcctaactccatccaatttgctgattttcaccatttcaacaactaattttgtaaaacttttgatagaaacttgcttgctcactccttattgagctatttatcattcgATTTAAAACGCTTttcattagctttaattgaatgtcaaatttctgacctgccaacattagaggcacgctggaattagatgctgttcccctatattTCTACGGTGTTAgcttcagaaaataataatacataaattttgtaaattcagGTTTCCCTTTGCACCAATCGTTGgcttaaccaatcgctcccaaattttggaggGTTGTTCGGGACACGCTTCcgctttaaccctttcaggcctgatgatataggacctaaaaataaaaaaatccaaaactagTCTATAATATTCGTATGGAATAATTTTCACATCATTAActataacaatatttgttgaaaattcaggcttgaaagggttaaaagaCGTTGAACGTCTTCAAATCTAtagtacattttcaaaacaacccactagtaatgggtttcctatgcagataggaccttttgaaaattatatcaagaaatgttaggtcagatttcaaaaatttaaaagtatttttatcagaaacatcagacagttttacataaaaattactATTTGCATTTGTTGGTtcgacacatttatgttgatatttacattaaactaaataaaatgtttgaagaattAGTTTTAGTCCAATTTACCCATGCGCAGAataaatttccgattttttttttattaggccgttgcaaacatttttcaaagcttatgaGATTAgcttagggggagagggggtaatatgcaccaccggggcaaaatgcacccctgcttttctcggtttttggaagaattttccggggtaaaaatcaaaaaaattggaagcttaacattgctaaaccatgctggaaaaatttgagcatcgcagtatcaaaacagctcaagttatttgcaaaactttaaaatgttgtgttttcatctaattttcattgaactttcattatgatttttggacaatataaaaagcatttattgatattgtgagTGTTGAGgtttatagtttttgccataatcttccttattctgtagatagatgagtccaaaaacatcaaaaaatgcatttttaatttaattttctgcaaaaagcgtggtcggggcaaaatgcaccgctttgaagctcctttgtaaaaacagcggtgtcatctagtggtgactagtgaaaactgattttacccggtgcattttgccccatgttgcggtgcattttgccccgttgttgtagtgcattttgccccaatgttgcggtgcatattgccccgcatggttgtttgaaatgaatcaaaaatgtttttagaaatttgatatttttgaacaattttgaggttttttaagacttttttcacatggatgacgaagaataatagttgttttagaacatcgaacaaaattattCCAcagtaatggttgagaaatcacagttttcccttagggggtgcatattaccccctctccccctaattagtgtattctaatcactggcacaacatgctgggaaTCATCTACgcgaaatgccaaacaagttcttctaaaagtggagttagagcggatgcacgtctgcttggttgacaccctgtaggtgtgtcaccctgcatgtcaataattttaaatgaaagcCACACatacaacaacttttcctaagacaccatttTAATCGCTTGCTTCCTTATTaggttaaaatttaagattttgaaatatctaccaaagtactggcagtgttggcaagaaatataaaattttcagcacttattttgaaatgcctcttttaaaaattctgtatcttttgaagaagcTAGATAGGACCATACTTCCTTCCGAAAGTTTTATAGGACATTCAggactatacttctacggtTTTAGTTCTAAATtcagtgaaaattttaaattataataatcaaatgcaaaaaaagggttttcccatacaagtatccatacaaatttgagtcACTTTGCAGAAAGCCGGGACAAACCCAATCGCTCTCAAATTTTGCCTGTTCTGATTGAATaggtaaatttttaagttttcctaTACAACTACAAGCCACCCTAATGTCtacgcaagccatgagaaagcaaaaatattcacaactggaagagatttttaaagcaaaaagaatCCAAGGTGACCGTCGAGCGAAAgatcaagcaagagaaaatatcgaggaattaAGGGAATTTTACATTGCTttgctggtttttttttaaatgagaaaTACAGTGCCAGAAAAAGTGTCCacagattctcaaaaaagtgtccacgtggtttatgaatggtcccaatCTGTTCATTtgtaaatcaatcaaaaatactaaaaaagttttctctttacaaaaaaaatatccagtGATTAACCGATTAATATCCATTTTTAGCAAAACATCGATCTTCGATTTTAATGGTAGAAGCAGAAgcttaaactagatcacagatCCTTTTATCTTTTGTCAACGTGCTCAATCATCTGTTCCCGCAATGGCCAGGAACTGTTCCGGCAGTTTCGGAACCGcttcatcatctcccccgcgagagcaacgAACTCCGGAGATCTtcaccggtgacttcttgctgagCCTGTTTTCTACTACTCGAGGCGGATTTTCCACGCAATGTATCCAcagtagttgctggtatggttacctctaCAATTGGCGCACATGACGCGCGCGTTGGTTTGATCTGCCTTGTCCCAAAAAAAACGGAGATACTTTTCAGCCTAGGACTAATTTACCTCTTAATTGACAATATAAAGAATATCTAAATTGATCTACTTATGAAGGCTTTCGGAATATTAGTTGAAAgaatcattcgtttttttttatctctattTAATTGCTTTCAACATTATGAGAAACTTTCGCTAAAATCTATAAACGTAAAATATACTATATTAATTTCAAGCTGATTACACTCAAGCGTTTCTgatgtaaataaataataaaatcataaaataaaggTTTCGTTATCACTTTGCTTAGGCCAAACCTTTTtctaaattcgaaaaaaaataaaagaagtgtAAGGGAATGCTACTTCTACGCTATTATTAAAAGGACCCTTTCCAATCGAATTTactcaatgaaactaaaaaaaaacagacaaccCGTTTCCAGATTGTCACTAGTGAGATTCGACTCAAACATTTCTTGTTTCCGTGACTCTTTTTGGTTTACTATCGCAATGGCGTTAATCGGTGACTTTTTGTACTACTTCTGGAGCACCCCAACCCAATTAGATGTCATCgttgagctttttgtagcaactGATGGACACGTACGGCACGCCCAGCTCAAAGGCGTTATGCGGCCAATACTTGAGCTGGGGCCGACTCTCGGGACGTTCGTCACTGACGAAAAAGTACGCAAACAGCACGCAAGCCGTGTACGCCGAGATGAAGATCAGGATGTGCCAAAAGCCGTGCAGATACGGGAAGTTGACCCGGGACCAGGCGTCGCAGAACATCCGATCATTGATCCAGCAAACGATGGCCAACATCAGGATGGTGGTGTTTCGCACTCCCAACCGGTACACGCGCTTATCTTGGACGCTAAAAAATGGTTACttgtaaattagtttttttttttttcggatataAACCCCGAGAATCCGGCGAAACTTACATCTGAAGCTCCTTGTACAGAAGGTACGTGGCGGGGATGGCCAACAGCATCAAGGCGAACGCGTTGATAGCCGGGTAGCACACGGAAAGGGCCGTGGCCGTCAGGGAAAACACCGACATCGAGATACAGAACCGTTTTctacaacaaaattttcaaaggttAATCCCGGCTTAAATCAACTAGGCAGGTATGTACTACTAAAAAGTTACCTCGAGTGCTTGAAAACCCGCGGGAAGTGTCTCCGGGGGCAGAATAGACTGAGCGTGGCCATAAACACCCACAGGATGGTAAGCTCGTCCAGTAGCTGGCCAAGCAAGCTGAGCGTGGCGTGGAAGTACGCCGAGCTGAGGCCCACCACAATCAGCAGGATCCAGATCATGTGAATGGCGGGCTGGATGAACCGCCCATAGTCCTTGAACAGATAGATGAGGAACGGAGGGCCTACCAGGAAGAGGATGTTGCTGACCTGTGGAAAGGGTTTGTGATTGTCTGCTTGAAGTTTTACTGtatatttgtaaatattaatCTGAgttaaaacgaaactattggcactacgccccccggggcatggccttcctctaacgtgggatttctgctccagcgcctctgacgagacaggagaaaccgggaccgacgttttacttcaccatccgatagaagctcagtggataaggcgggaatcgaacccgcgtctcatagcatcatcgggatcggcagccgaagccgctacccctgcgccacgagacccagttACCCTGAGTTATTAAACTCgaaaaaaataagtgaaaattaaaaaaatcaaaattgaataaTTCATTGACCGTCTAGCAACGCTGAGGCCCTAATTTTATTTTGTCAGATTTTTGAGTTCATCAGAAATAAGCAAGTAATTATAACTTGATGACAATCGTTTATCTTTTCGCGAATAGATCATTTCCATAGAAAAATATATTGGATAACGAATACAAAATCTGTTACCAAAATTGTaccataaaatttgaacacttttttgtaTGTTCACAATTTTCTGAACGTTTGTTCACAATTTttggaactgattttttttctgtgtgcgcTGACAGTTATTCATGTTGTTAAACATGAATTTACTCAACATATACTACCAGAACGTCGGAGGCATGAACACACGGGCTCTCGAGTACCGTCTCGCGTGCTCCGCTATCTCTTACGACGTAATCGCGGTGACGGAAACCTGGTTAAAGAACAACACGCTATCGAGTCAAGTCTTCGGCAACGGGTACGAGGTCTTCAGATGTGATCGCGAGCAGTTTATCAACAGCCAGAAGAAAGACGGTGGGGGAGTAGCTATCGCAGTTCGGCAGGGACTCAACGCGCGAATCGTTTCATCGGACGAGTGGAAGTGCGTTGAGCAAGTTTGGGTCGCCATCGATCTTGCTGACCATACCGTCTACATCTGCGTTGTTTACATCCCTCCCGACCAAACCAACAACGCAAGCGTATTTGAAATCAACTCGTCTTCGGTTTCAACAGTCTCTTCAATGGCACGTCCCTACGATGAGCTAGTCATTCTCGGCGACTTCAACTTGCCCAGACTGATATGGCGGCCAAGCCGGGATGGTTTCCTGTATGCTGATCCCGAACTCTCAACCCAGACCTTGCACGTAACAGAGTTCCTAGACAACTATAGCAGCGCACTTCTGCAGCAGATCAACCAGTTCCCGAACGAAAACAATGTGCTGTTAGACCTTTGTTTCGTCAGCTGCCCAGATATTGCACCCCCGATAGCCATCGCCCCGGCACCGCTAGTCAAGGATGTCCGGCACCATCCACCGCTGCACCTATCTTTGCCTGTTCATTTAGCCAGCGAATTTACGCCCATTGTTTGTGAAGTCCGCTATGACTATCGCAAATCCGACGTTCCCAGCATGCTAGAACTACTTCGGAGCATTGACTGGGAGAACACACTTGACAAGGACAATCTTGACGATGCTGTGCAGACCTTCACCAATATTATCGGCTATGTCATCGACAGACACGTCCCGAAGAAACCAGTTACGAACGCCCGTGTTCCATGGCAAACCAGCGAACTTAGGAGAGTCAAGGCTGCTAAGAGGTCGGCActgaaaaagtactcaaaacatCGAACGTTACCATTGCACAACTACTACGTGCGACTCAACAGCTGCTACAAAAGGATGAGCAAACAGTGTCATGCCGATCACGAAGTACGTACCCAAAAGAAGCTTAAGTCCAATCCGAAAGGATTCTGGAAATACATCAATGAGCAGCGGAAGGAAATCGGGCTGCCGTCGTCGATGTTCCTTGGCGACAAGACAGCTTCGAATACGGAGGACATCTGCCAGCTGTTTGCCGCAAAATTTTCGAGCATGTTCACACAAGAAGATCTGTCACAACAACAAATCACCGCTGCTGCCAACAATGTCCTTCCAAACGGGCTGGCCCTGAACCGCATCACAATCGATCGCTCGCAGATTCTGGAAGCCGCAACCAAACTGAAGTCATCCAACACTGCAGGTCCGGACGGAGTTCCATCGATCGTCCTGAAAAAATGTATCGACGGGCTTCTAGATCCTCTCGCACATCTCTTCAGTCTGTCCCTCTCCACCGGCTCCTTCCCAAAACTCTGGAAGCACGCATATATGTTTCCGGTGCACAAGAAAGGGGACAAACGGAACGCAGACAACTATCGCGGGATTTCAGCACTGTGCGCCACTTCGAAACTCTTCGAGCTGGCGGTCATGGATCCGGTGTTTTTCTTCTGCAAGAACCTTATCAGCGACGACCAGCACGGTTTTATGCCTTCGCGGTCAACCACGACGAATCTGCTCACTTTTACGACATTCGTGACCGATAGTTTCACCGCCAAATCGCAGACCGACGCGGTGTATACCGACCTGTCGGCCGCATTTGACAAGCTGAACCATTCTATTGCAATCGCAAAGCTGGAAAGAATGGGAATCGGTGGGGTTCTCCTGCGTTGGTTTCAATCCTATCTAACCGGCCGGAAAATTAGCGTCAAGATCGGTGATTGGCTGTCCGCTGTCTTTGAAGCCTTTTCGGGAATTGCACAAGGCAGTCACTTGGGACCACTTGTATTCCTGCTGTACTACAACGACTGTATCCATTCTATCTCGGTTCCACGCCTGTCGTACGCGGACGACATGAAAATCTACTGCCGGATTGACAATGCATCTGACGCTCAAGTTCTCCAACAACAGCTGATCAACTTCGCGGAATGGTGCAAAATTAACCGAATGGTCGTTAATCCAACCAAATGCTCCGTTATCTCTTTTTCCAGAAAACGCAACCCGATTAAGTTCGAGTACCAGATTTGCGGCACTTCAATTCCTCGTGAGAACTGCGTTAAGGA
Protein-coding sequences here:
- the LOC6031775 gene encoding 6-pyruvoyl tetrahydrobiopterin synthase codes for the protein MSLPLMYLTRKECFSACHRLHSPFLSEEANRQVYGKCNNPNGHGHNYNVEVTVRGPVDPKTGMVMNITDLKQYMDQTIMKKLDHLNLDKDVPYFKNLPSTTENVAFFIWDALKLVMAKPELLYEVKIHETDKNSVVYRGQKFDASNHYHDHNSDHHHQSNDHQNAAAGMSSDSDS
- the LOC6031774 gene encoding alkaline ceramidase, translated to MTWEHLERGSSPVDWCEGNYLISPDIAEFVNTVSNILFLVGPPFLIYLFKDYGRFIQPAIHMIWILLIVVGLSSAYFHATLSLLGQLLDELTILWVFMATLSLFCPRRHFPRVFKHSRKRFCISMSVFSLTATALSVCYPAINAFALMLLAIPATYLLYKELQIVQDKRVYRLGVRNTTILMLAIVCWINDRMFCDAWSRVNFPYLHGFWHILIFISAYTACVLFAYFFVSDERPESRPQLKYWPHNAFELGVPYVSISCYKKLNDDI